Genomic DNA from Desulfomicrobium macestii:
AGAATGTTAGATATAAAAATAGACAGATTTTCGGTTGATGACCTCATTCTAAGGCCGAAAAAAGGGCCTTTTTAGAGATAAAAGTGAATAAAATTGGTAAGTTCTTGGTCTCAGAGACCCAGCAGATATCAAACAGGCAGATACCAAGTCGAGAAAGTAGTCATTAAAATGAGAGAGTATTGTGAGTGATAGCAAATCAATTTTATCAGCAAAAATTTCTAAACGAAATTTTATAAAAATAATAGCTGGATCTGTTTTAAGTATTTCGACAAGTAATAATTTATTTTCTTATAATAAAATACAAGAATCAAAAAATTCATTACCTTTTTATCCACAAAATTTAGATATACCTCCAATATTTTGTATCGCATATATATCTCCGAATGTAGAAGATCAAAAAAATCAAGAGCACATTGTAGCAAAATATCCGTTGGTGATTGTCCCGCAAGATCAGCGATATGATTTTATTCGGTGGAGAGATAAAGTTAAATCAATAAATCCAGATATTAAAATGCTAGCCTATCATATGGTAATTGAGGAAACAGATGTTCCAGGACCTGGGCATGATAAGTTAAGGAAAGTAAAAGACTCTTGGTGTGTATATCCAGGCGGTCTAGTTCCAATGGTTGATGCAGTGCCTCGCAAAATGAGAATTTTTGATCCACGAAAATCAGAATGGCGTTCATGTTTTTTAGATGGATGTCGTGCAACATTATCCGCTTATCCGTATGATGGACTTTTCCTTGATCAATGCAGTGTTTTTGTAAAATCAAACCCTTTTCCCGGAGTTAGAGATGAGATGCGGCGTGCGATTCAAGACGTATTGCTTCAATTGCGTAAAGAATTTCCGAATATGTTATTAATTGGAAATTCAAGGTATAGTTGGTCAGGATTAAATGGAGAGATGAATGAATTTAGGCTGAATGAAATTGAAAGAGAATTGCGCAAATATCCGGGACATTCATTGCCCC
This window encodes:
- a CDS encoding alpha-amylase family protein, producing the protein MSDSKSILSAKISKRNFIKIIAGSVLSISTSNNLFSYNKIQESKNSLPFYPQNLDIPPIFCIAYISPNVEDQKNQEHIVAKYPLVIVPQDQRYDFIRWRDKVKSINPDIKMLAYHMVIEETDVPGPGHDKLRKVKDSWCVYPGGLVPMVDAVPRKMRIFDPRKSEWRSCFLDGCRATLSAYPYDGLFLDQCSVFVKSNPFPGVRDEMRRAIQDVLLQLRKEFPNMLLIGNSRYSWSGLNGEMNEFRLNEIERELRKYPGHSLPRVELVQTYLKHSNDINTIVKEMSIVHAHGGFYGTCVKAQQVLWFEEFDQVIRSYNEKKLI